The proteins below come from a single Chelmon rostratus isolate fCheRos1 chromosome 12, fCheRos1.pri, whole genome shotgun sequence genomic window:
- the rabggtb gene encoding geranylgeranyl transferase type-2 subunit beta, with translation MGTQVKDVIIKPDAPNTLLLDKHADYIAAYGSKKDDYEYTLSEYLRMSGIYWGLTVMDLMGQLPRMNRQEIIDFIKACQHECGGISASIGHDPHLLYTLSAVQILSLYDNVDAIDVDKVVEYIKGLQQEDGSFAGDKWGEIDTRFSFCAVATLALLGKMDTINVDKAVEFVLSCMNFDGGFGCRPGSESHAGQIYCCTGFLSLTGQLHQVNADLLGWWLCERQLPSGGLNGRPEKLPDVCYSWWVLASLKIIGRIHWIDKAKLRTFILACQDEETGGFADRPGDMVDPFHTLFGVAGLSLLGDEQIKPVNPVLCMPEDVLQRVDVQPDLLS, from the exons ATG GGTACCCAAGTGAAAGATGTCATCATTAAGCCTGACGCCCCtaacacactgctgctggacAAACATGCTGACTACATCGCTGCCTACGGCTCCAAAAAGGACGACTAT gaatACACGCTGTCAGAGTACCTGAGGATGAGTGGTATCTACTGGGGGCTGACAGTGATGGACCTGATGGGCCAGCTGCCCCGGATGAACCGGCAGGAGATCATAGACTTCATCAAAGCCTGTCAGCACGAGTGTGGAGGCATCAGCGCCAGCATCGGACACGACCCCCACCTGCTCTACACCCTCAGCGCCGTCCAG ATCCTGAGCTTGTATGACAACGTGGATGCGATTGATGTGGACAAAGTGGTGGAATACATCAAAGGGCTACAGCAGGAAGACGGCTCATTTGCAGGGGACAAATGGG GAGAAATAGACACAAGATTTTCCTTCTGTGCAGTAGCTACACTTGCATTACTG GGCAAGATGGACACAATAAATGTTGACAAAGCTGTAGAGTTCGTCTTGTCCTGTATGAACTTTGACGGAGGTTTTGGCTGCAGACCTGGTTCAGAGTCTCATGCTGGTCAG aTTTACtgctgcactggcttcctgtcgCTCACCGGTCAGCTGCACCAGGTGAATGCTGACCTGCTGGGCTGGTGGCTCTGCGAGAGGCAGCTGCCGTCCGGAGGCCTCAATGGGCGGCCGGAGAAG CTTCCAGATGTGTGCTACTCGTGGTGGGTTTTGGCGTCGCTGAAAATCATCGGCAGGATCCACTGGATCGACAAGGCCAAGCTGCGAACGTTTATTCTGGCCTGTCAAGACGAGGAGACCGGAGGTTTTGCTGATAGACCAGGAGACATG gtggaTCCTTTCCACACTCTGTTCGGAGTTGCAGGTCTGTCCCTCCTCGGAGACGAACAGATCAAGCCGGTGAATCCGGTTCTGTGCATGCCTGAGGACGTCCTTCAGAGGGTGGACGTACAGCCCGACCTCCTCAGCTAG
- the acadm gene encoding medium-chain specific acyl-CoA dehydrogenase, mitochondrial codes for MLFNKVLRASVRSGVRLQSSSAAAAAASHSGASVSAGYSFELTDQQKEFQQLARKFAREEIVPAAPSYDRSGEYPVPIIKKAWELGLMNGHIPQEYGGMGLSIFDNCLITEELAYGCTGMQTAIEANSLGQMPVILAGSDAQKKKYLGRMTEEPLMCAYCVTEPGAGSDVAGVKTRAVKMGDEYVVNGQKMWITNGGKANWYFLLARTNPDPKCPASKAFTGFILDADSPGIQLGRKEMNMGQRCSDTRGITFEDVRIPKENVLIAEGSGFKIAMGAFDNTRPPVAAGATGLAQRALDEATNYALERKTFGKVIAEHQAVSFLLAEMAMKVELARMAYQRSAWEVDQGRRNTYYASIAKAFAGDIANQVATDAVQVFGGNGFNSEYPVEKLMRDAKIYQIYEGTAQIQRLIIAREHLGRYKK; via the exons ATGCTGTTCAACAAG GTGCTCAGAGCCAGTGTGCGGTCTGGGGTCAGGCTGCAGAGCTCCagtgctgctgccgctgcagcaTCTCACAGTGGCGCTTCAGTATCCGCCGGCTACTCTTTTG AGCTGACCGATCAGCAAAAGGAGTTCCAACAGCTGGCGAGGAAGTTTGCACGTGAAGAGATCGTCCCTGCTGCACCCTCTTATGACAGGAGTGGTGAA TATCCTGTTCCAATCATCAAGAAAGCATGGGAGCTTGGTCTGATGAACGGTCACATTCCACAGGAATATG GTGGAATGGGCTTGTCAATCTTTGACAACTGCCTCATCACAGAAGAGTTGGCCTATGGCTGCACAGGAATGCAGACTGCTATCGAAGCAAACTCTCTGGGA CAAATGCCTGTTATTTTAGCTGGCAGTGATgcacaaaagaagaaataccTGGGAAGGATGACAGAGGAGCCTCttatgtgt gCGTACTGTGTCACAGAGCCGGGGGCGGGCTCTGACGTGGCCGGCGTCAAGACCAGAGCTGTGAAGATGGGTGATGAGTATGTTGTTAACGGGCAGAAGATGTGGATCACCAATGGTGGGAAAGCTAACTG GTACTTCCTCCTGGCCCGCACTAACCCAGATCCTAAATGTCCAGCCAGCAAAGCTTTTACCGGCTTCATTTTGGATGCTGACAGTCCAGGAATTCAACTGGGAAGGAAG GAGATGAACATGGGCCAGAGGTGCTCTGATACCAGAGGCATCACCTTTGAGGATGTGAGGATACCGAAGGAGAACGTCCTGATTGCAGAGGGATCTGGCTTCAAAATTGCCATGGGGGCCTTCGACAACACCAGACCACCA GTAGCAGCAGGAGCAACAGGCCTGGCACAGAGGGCACTTGATGAAGCCACCAATTACGCACTTGAGAGGAAGACCTTTGGCAAAGTTATCGCTGAG CACCAGGCTGTGTCCTTCCTCCTGGCTGAGATGGCGATGAAGGTGGAGCTGGCCAGGATGGCGTACCAGCGGTCCGCCTGGGAAGTGGACCAGGGCCGCAGAAACACCTACTACGCCTCCATCGCCAAGGCCTTCGCTGGAGACATCGCCAACCAGGTGGCCACTGACGCCGTTCAGGTGTTTGGAGGCAACGGCTTCAACAGCGAATACCCGGTAGAGAAGCTGATGAGGGACGCCAAGATCTACCAG ATCTATGAGGGCACAGCTCAAATCCAAAGACTCATTATTGCCCGAGAACACCTGGGAAGATACAAGAAATGA
- the rps8a gene encoding 40S ribosomal protein S8 has protein sequence MGISRDNWHKRRKTGGKRKPYHKKRKYELGRPPANTKIGPRRIHTVRVRGGNKKYRALRLDVGNFSWGSECCTRKTRIIDVVYNASNNELVRTKTLVKNCIVLIDSLPYRQWYEAHYATPLGRKKGAKLTPEEEEVLNKKRSKRTQKKYDERKKTAKISTLLEEQFQQGKLLACIASRPGQCGRADGYVLEGKELEFYLRKIKAKKGK, from the exons gTATCTCAAGGGACAACTGGCATAAACGCCGCAAGACCGGCGGCAAACGCAAGCCCTACCACAAGAAGAGGAAGTATGAGCTTGGGCGCcctcctgcaaacacaaag ATTGGACCTCGTCGCATCCACACAGTGAGGGTCCGTGGTGGTAACAAGAAATACCGTGCTTTGAGGCTGGATGTTGGTAACTTCTCATGGGGCTCTGAGT GCTGCACAAGGAAGACCAGGATCATTGATGTGGTCTACAATGCCTCCAACAACGAGCTGGTCAGAACCAAGACCCTGGTGAAGAACTGCATCGTCCTCATCGACAGCCTTCCCTACAGGCAGTGGTATGAGGCTCACTACGCCACTCCTTTGGGACGCAAGAAGGGAGCCAAGCTG ActcctgaggaggaagaggttcTGAACAAGAAGAGGTCAAAGAGGACCCAGAAGAAGTACGATGAACGTAAAAAGACAGCCAAGATCAGCACCCTCTTGGAGGAGCAGTTCCAGCAGGGAAAACTTCTTG CTTGCATCGCCTCCAGACCCGGCCAGTGCGGCAGGGCAGACGGCTACGTCCTGGAGGGCAAGGAGCTGGAGTTCTACCTGAGGAAGATCAAGGCCAAGAAAGGCAAATAG